Proteins encoded together in one Impatiens glandulifera chromosome 1, dImpGla2.1, whole genome shotgun sequence window:
- the LOC124922197 gene encoding NDR1/HIN1-like protein 3 has protein sequence MSESKQPHLNGAYYGPSIPPPSTKYHRPGRGSGCGCLCNCLFSLIFKIICTIVVTIGIIILVLWLVFRPNKVKFYATEANLTQFDLSTTNNTLYYNLALNLRIRNPNKRVGVYYDRIEASGYYEDHRLQTNEVERFYQGHKNTADVKTTFQGENIVVLQNRMDYELEKREGIYSIDVKLRLRIRLKAWWFKTPRFTTKVECDLRVPMNNNNNGGNSNSFQSTRCDIDW, from the coding sequence ATGAGTGAATCTAAACAACCGCACCTGAACGGAGCATACTACGGTCCATCAATTCCGCCGCCGTCCACCAAATACCACCGGCCAGGCCGTGGATCTGGTTGCGGTTGTCTCTGTAACTGTCTCTTCAGtctcattttcaaaatcatctGCACAATCGTAGTCACAATCGGAATCATAATCTTAGTTCTCTGGCTCGTTTTCCGTCCAAACAAAGTTAAATTCTACGCAACAGAAGCGAATCTGACTCAATTCGATCTTTCAACCACGAACAACACTTTGTATTACAATCTCGCTTTGAATCTCAGGATTCGAAACCCTAACAAACGAGTCGGAGTCTACTACGATAGAATTGAAGCGAGCGGTTACTACGAAGACCATCGCTTACAAACTAACGAAGTGGAGAGGTTTTATCAGGGACATAAGAACACTGCCGATGTGAAAACAACGTTTCAGGGGGAAAACATAGTGGTTTTGCAGAATCGGATGGATTACGAATTGGAGAAAAGAGAGGGAATTTATAGTATTGATGTGAAACTTAGACTTCGAATCAGATTGAAGGCGTGGTGGTTTAAGACGCCGAGATTTACTACAAAGGTTGAATGCGATCTGAGGGTTCCtatgaacaacaacaacaatggcGGAAACTCGAACTCGTTTCAGAGCACGAGGTGTGATATTGATTGGTAA